The Duganella sp. BuS-21 sequence TCAAGGCGGCGACCGCCGGCAAGGGGCCGGACGTGATTTACGACCCGGTGGGCGGGGAATATGCGGAGCCGGCGTTTCGCTCGATCGGATGGGGAGGCAGGTATCTGGTGGTCGGATTCGCCAACGGCGACATCCCCAAACTGCCGCTCAATCTGACGCTGCTGAAAGGCGCATCGCTGATGGGCGTATTCTGGGGCGAGTTCACGAAACGTGATCCGAAAGGCAATATGAAGAATATGCGTCAGCTGCTGCAATGGCTGCAGCAAGGCAAAATCAAACCCCGGATTTCAGCGCGCTATAAACTTGGGGATGCCGCACAAGCGTTAAATGACATGGCGGCTCGACGGGTTACCGGCAAGGTGGTTGTGTTGCCGCAAGAGGATAGTTGAGCCTGCTTTTACCCCGCACTACGATGAGTCGCAGGGGCAGCTCCCATCGGGAGCTGCGGGGCGCCGCGCCTACCCTGCCCCTGGGACAGACCCTTCTGGTCTTGGGCTTGGATACTGAAAGTTACGGCTCGGAATTCTTGTTCTTGAAGAATTCGATCACAACTTCCTGCTCGCGGGTACGTTTAAAGCCCGGTAAACTCTGCCAGATCCGCTTGCCATACGGCTTGGAAATCACCCTCGGATCGCACAACATCAACACGCCACGGTCGTTTTCATCCCGAATCAAGCGCCCCGCACCCTGCTTCAAATTGATGATCGCCTCCGGCAAAGTGTGGCTCATAAAGCCATTTTTACCCTGCTTTTCCATCACCTCAATGCGCGCCGCCAGCACCGGATCATCCGGCGGGGCAAATGGCAATTTATCAATAATAACCAAGGACAAGGCATCGCCGCGCACGTCCACGCCTTCCCAGAAACTCTGCGAACCGATCAACACGCCATTACCTGCCTTGCGGAACTGGTCCAGCAATTCAGTGCGTCCCTTATCCCCCTGCACAAACAGCGGATACGGCAGGCCGCGCTTCTCGAACTCATCGCGCAAACGCTCGGCGGCACGCTTCACGGCCCGCAACGTCGTGCACAAAAGGAAAGTTTTCCCGCCCGCCGCCTCGATAATCGGCAGCGCCAGATCCAGCACCGCGTCCGTATAACCGAAGGAATTCGGGTCGGGCAAGCCGGTCGGCACGTACAGCAAGCCCTGCTCTTCGTAGTTGAACGGACTCGGCCAGGACATCGACGGCTCCTTACTCAAGCCCATTTGTTCGGAAAAGTGGCTGAAATCATTCTTCACCGCCAGCGTCGCCGAGGTGAAAATCCAGCTGCGCGGCACGCCTTCGCGCTGGCCGTTGAAGATCGGCGCGATCGACAGCGGCGTCTTGTGCAGCTGCAGGGACGAAGCATACGCCTCCACCCAGAACACCGCCTCCTCGCCTTTGGCCACTTTCGCCTTGGGATCGAACTTCCACGCCGCCAGCCGGCCCACCAGATCGACGCCGCGCTGGCGGCATTGTTCCAGCGTTTCGGCGCGTTCGGCCTGCTTTTCCAGCACGGCCATCATGCCGTCCAGCTCACTTTTCAGGGTCTCCAGCGCCGGGAAGAAGTCGCTTGAGGCGGCGATCTGCGGCAGCGACAGGCGCACGATGTCCTGCGGGAAGGTCAGGCGCAGGTCGCGCGCGGCCTTTTCCACCACCGTGACGACCTTGCCCCAGTCGGCGCCGTCTCGGGCGTTGGACAAGCCTTCGGCCAGCACGTCGCGGCACAATTCCAGCACTTGCGAGGTCGAAAAAGTGTCGCCGAAGAACAAGGTGGCGGTATCGGGCAGCTGGTGCGCCTCATCGAAGATGATGGTGTTGGCCGAAGGCAGCAACTCCGCGATGCCCGAATCCTTCAGCGCCACGTCGGCAAAGAACAGGTGGTGATTGACCACCACCACGTCCGCCTGCTGCGCCTCCTTGCGCGCCTTCATGACGAAGCAATCCTGGTAATACTGGCATTCCGTGCCCATGCAATTGTCGCGGGTGGACGTCACCAGGTTCCAGATCAGCGCGTTTTCCGGCACGCGGGCCAGCTCGGCCTTGTCGCCGGACTTGGTCATTTTCAGGAAACGCGAGATCTCGCGCAGGTAGCCGACATCGTCGCGCGACGTCATGCGGCCGTTCTGCAGCGTGCGCTCCAGATGGTAGTGACACAAGTAATTGGAACGTCCCTTGAGCAACGCCACCGAGACCGGCGCCTGCAAGGCCGCGCGCACGGTCGGAATGTCGCGCAGGAATAGCTGGTCCTGCAAGTTTTTGGTGCCGGTCGAAACGATGGTCTTGCCGCCCCACATCAGCGCCGGCACCAGGTAGGCAAAGGTTTTGCCCGTGCCGGTGCCCGCCTCGGCAATCAGCGTGGTCTGGCCGGCGATGGCCGACGCGATGGCCTTGGCCATTTCGGTCTGCGAGCGGCGCGGGCGGAAGTCGCCCACGGCCGGCCCCAGCGGACCACCGGCGCCGAACAGGCGCTCGACCTCGGAATCGTACTTGCCGGGTGGCTGTTCGGGAGTGGCGCCGATGACGGCGGGGATGGCGTTGGCAATCGCGGTATGGGGTGGCAGCGGTTCGGTCAAAATAAGTCGTGGCGCCTAGGCGGGTACGTCAGGCACTAATTGCATTTTCAGCAGAGTGATATGGTCTTTCAATTGCAGTTTGCGCTTTTTGAGGCGGCGCAATTGCAGTTGATCGTGATGCCCGTCCAGCGTCAGCATATCGATGACCGCGTCCAGATCACGGTGTTCGACGTCGAGTTCGATCAAACGACGTTGGATATCTTGCACATCAGCCATATTTCTCAACCAAAGAGTTTCACTGGAACAACACCGGTATTGCGCACAAACTGCGACACGGTGCATAGTTTAATCTACGGCGGCCCTGCCGCCAACAGAATGATCGCTCAACCGCAGTTCAGGATACAGTGACGACTATGAGCGCCTATAAAATCGAAGCCGGGACCGCCCAGCACATCGGCAACCGGCCACAGCAAAACGACCGGGTGGCCTTGTACACGGCCGCGCAGGCGCCGGGCTATGTGATGGCGGTGCTGGCCGATGGCAACAACAGCGCCATCGCCGCCGATCAGGTGCTTCACACCAGCAAGCATTTATTCGATGAGTTCCGCGTCGGCGACAGCGCCAACCTGCCGCGTCTGCAAGAACTGCTGCGCAATATCGCGCACGAGGTGCATCAGGTGGTGACCATGAATCCGATCGCCGCCGTGGCCGAGCCGCAAAGTGCGCTGGCGCTGCTGGTGCTCACACCGCAGGCGCAGGCGGTGTGGGCGCATCTCGGCGACGCCCGTCTCTACCGTTTCAGCGGCGAAAGCTGCGCCATGCGCACCAACGACGCCGCCTATGTCGAACATCTGGTCAAGCATGACAGGCTGCCTTTGGCGGCGGCCAAAAAACATCGCGGCTCGCGTTTGCTGAACAACGCGCTGGGCAATAGCATGAAAGCGCCGTTCGTCACCGTCGGCTGGCACGAAGGCTTGCAAGCCGGCGATGCCTTGATGTTGTGCTCGGACGGCTTGTGGCAGTTGTTCGGCCCCGAGGAGCTGGCGGCGGCCGTCGCGCGCAACACGCCGCGCCAGGCCGCCGAACGGCTGATCGGCAAGGCCGCCGAACGGGCCCAGGGCAAGGGCGACAACTGCTCGATGGCGATCATCAAGCTGGTGGCGCCGCCGCAGGAGGCGCCCGGTTATACCGTGGAGAAAATGCGCCGGGCGGTGTAAGGGGGCGACCAGGTTTGCAGCGTCCGTCCACCCCGAACAAAAGGGTCGGACCCCAGGTCCGGATAGGGGCTGCGCCCCGCCTGCCCACGGGCAGGCCCCTGAGCCGCAGCGGTGTGCGGGGTGACGTAGTGCCGCGCGCAGGTAAAGCGCAGCCCTAACCCCTACCCCACTTATTTTGCCGCGGCCGGCTGCTGTGACTGCTTTTGCAGCTGCGCGGCAGCTTTCTTATCTTCGGCCGCCGCACGCTCGGCCGCCTTGCGCGCCTTTTCAGCGTTAATGACTTTCTTGCGCTCGACCTCCGCCTGGCGCCGCGCCGATTCCACCTGCTTTTTCTCGAACGCAGCCACCTTGGCGGCGCGCGTGGCTGCTTCGGCCACGTCCTTCTCTTCCTGGCGCTTCACCTTGGCCGCATGGTCGGCTTCACGTTCGGCCACGCGCGGGCCGGTCGGTGGGCGTGGCGGCGCTTTCTCTTCCTTCGGCGGCTTGGGCGGCTGCGCGCTGCGCAGCGCGGCTTCCTCCGCATCCTTGCGCACGCGTTCGGCCAACTCGGCATCGCGACGGCCGACCGAGTCGACGCGCTTGTAGTGTTCTGCATCCACCTCGACGGCGCGCAACACGGCCAGCGCCGCGCGGCGTTTTTCCTTGGCCTGGTCCAGGCAATTATTGACGAAGAACTTGGTCGAGCATTCGCGTTCGCTGGCGGCGAACTCGTCATGCACGGCGGTGCGGTCGGCGGCCACCTTTTTCAGCGCGGCGTCGGCCTGCGCCACCGATTGAACGTTCTGGGCCTGCGCCGCGACGGCAAACGCCGCCAGCAATGTGAGGAGTGCTTTCATATTCGGTCCGGGTGACTTACGACAGCGACGCTGCGGCGCCGCGCTGCTGACGGTTCATATATTCCTGCGACTGCATCTCGACGATGCGCGACACGGTGCGGTGGAATTCGTTGGCCATGGCGCCGGTCGTGTACAGCTCTTCCGGCTCCACTTCGGCCGACATCAGCAGCTTCACGCCCTGGTCGTAGAACACGTCGATCAACCAGGTGAAGCGCCGCGCCTCCGACGACATCGACGCCGACATCATCGGCACCCCGGACAATATCACGGTATGGAAACGGCTGGCGATTTCCAGGTAATCGTTCTGCGAGCGCGGGCCGCCGCACAGGGTATTGAAGTCGAACCAGATGATGGTGCCGGCGCGGCGCAGCGCGCGGATCTCGCGCGCCTCGATGCGGATCACCGGATCTTCATCGGCGGTTTCGGCCACGCTGGCGTAGGCAGCGCGCAGCGCGGCGTCGGTCTTGGCGTTGAGCGGCGTGTAGTAGGCCTCCACCTGCTCCAGCGCACGGCTGCGATAGTCGATGCCGGCGTCGATGTTCATCACGTCCAGCTTTTCGTACAGCAGCGCGATGGTCGGCAGGATGCGGTCGCGGTGCAGGCCGTCCGGGTACAGCAGGTTCGGATCGTAGTTCGAGGTCATGATGAAGGACACGCCGTTGTCGAACAGCGCCTTCAACAGGTTGTACATGATCATGGCGTCGGCCACATCGGAGATGTGGAATTCGTCGAAGCAGATCAGGCGGTATTTCTTGGCCACGCGCTTGGCCACTTCGTCCAGCGGATCGGCGACGCCGCGCAGGTCGTCGAGCTGGCGGTGCACGTCGCGCATGAATTCATGGAAATGCACGCGCGTCTTGCGCACCAGCGGCACCACCGAAAAGAAACTGTCCATCAGGAAGGACTTGCCGCGCCCCACGCCGCCCCACATGTACACGCCCTTCGGCACCGACGGGCGATTGATCAGCCGCTTGAAGGTGCTGGACCGCTGGCCCTTGTATGCCACCCACTCGTCATAGCATTGCTGCAGACGGGTGATCGCGCGCTGCTGCGCCGCGTCGGCCTTGTAGTCGCGCTGTGGCAGCGCGTGATGGTAGTACTCTTCGACGTTCATGGTTTCAATCTGCGCAAATAAAAACGGCGGGCCAGAACGGCCCGCCTTACAACGGCTACTGCATCAACTTAGAAGTTGAGCGTGCGTTTGTCGATCGCCAGCGCCGCTTCCTTGGTCGCTTCCGACAGCGATGGGTGAGCGTGGCAGATGCGGGCGATGTCTTCAGCCGAAGCCTTGAACTCCATCGCCACCACCGCTTCCGAAATCAGCTCCGACGCCATCGGTCCGATGATGTGGACGCCCAGGATTTCGTCGGTGTTCGCATCGGCCAGGAACTTGACCATGCCCGAGGTATCGCCCAGCGCGCGTGCGCGGCCGTTCGCCAGGAAGGGGAAGGTGCCGGCTTTGTAAGCGACGCCGTCGGCCTTCAGTTGCTGCTCGGTGCGGCCCACCCAGGCGATTTCCGGCGAGGTGTAGATCACCCAAGGGATGGTGTTGAAGTTGGTGTGGCCGTGCTGGCCGGCGATGCGCTCGGCCACCGCGACACCCTCTTCTTCCGCCTTGTGCGCCAGCATCGGGCCGCGTACCACGTCGCCGATCGCCCAGACGCCAGGCAGGTTGGTCTTGCAGTCGTGGTCGACCGCCACGAAGCCGCGCTCGTCCAGCGCCAGGCCCACTTTGTCGGCGGCCAGGCCGTCGGTGTTCGGGGTGCGGCCGATCGAGACGATCAGCTTGTCGAACACGGTGGTGGTGGCTTCGCCCTTGGCGTTTTCGTATTCCACGGTGACGTTGTTGTCGCCCTTGGTGATCTTGCCGATCTTGCAGCCCAGGTTGATCTTCAGGCCCTGCTTGGTGAACAGCTTGTTGGCTTCCTTGGCGATCTGCTCGTCGACGGCGCCGAGGAAGGTCGGCAGACCTTCCAGCACGGTCACTTCCGAACCCAGGCGACGCCATACCGAACCCATTTCCAGGCCGATCACGCCGGCGCCGATCACGCCCAGCTGCTTCGGCACTTCGCCGATGGTCAGCGCGCCGGTGTTCGACAGGATCAGTTGCTCGTCGAATTCCGCGCCTGGCAGGCCACGGGCGTTCGAACCGGTGGCCACGATCACTTGCTTGGCGTTGATGGTTTCGTTGGCCGGGCCGGTGATGGTCAGCGGGTAGCCTTCAGCGGTGGCGGCGCCGGCGAACGCGGCGCGGCCGTGGAAGAAGGTCACTTTGTTTTTCTTGAACAGGAACAGGATGCCGTCGTTGTTTTGCTTTACAACGGTGTCCTTGCGCTTGATCATCTGGCCCAGGTTCAGCGACAGGCCGGCAACGTCGATGCCGTGGTCCTTGAACGCATGGCCGGCGTGCTCGTAGTGTTCCGACGATTGCAGCAGCGCTTTCGACGGGATGCAGCCGACGTTGGTGCAAGTGCCGCCCGGTGCCGGGCCGCCCTTTTCATTTTCCCACGCGTCCACGCAAGCCACCGAGAAACCCAGCTGTGCGGCACGGATGGCGGCGATGTAACCGCCAGGACCGGCGCCGATGACTACTACGTCAAATTGTTTACTCATTTTAAATTTCCAATCAATTCGTCTTCTGGAACGAAGATCCAAAGCAGAATGTAGATAGCGAGACCGAAACCGAAGGTCAGCACGAACAGGACAAACAGCAGGCGCCAGATCCACGAGTCGACCCCGGTACTGCGCCCCAGCCCGCCGCACACGCCGCCCAGCCAGCGGTCGTCGCGCGAGCGGCGCAGACGGCTGATGTCGTCGGTGGCGGCCGGTGCTTCGTGGTTCAGCAAACGGGCCTTGGCGGCGGCGAACTCGTCGTCCGTCAGCGCACCGGCCTGGTGCAGTTCATGCAAACGCTTGATTTCTTCAGCAACGCTCATTCATGATCCTCTTGAGAATTCCCCAAGCCCACATAAGGTATGGACTTGGGGCCACGCGAGAATTACAGGTCCAGCAGCAGGCGTGCAGGATCTTCCAGCGCTTCCTTCATGGCCACCAGGCCCAGCACGGCTTCGCGGCCGTCGATGATGCGGTGGTCGTAGGACATCGCCAGGTAGTTCATCGGGCGGATAACGATCTGGCCGTTTTCAACCACGGCGCGGTCCTTGGTGGCGTGCACGCCCAGGATCGCCGATTGTGGCGGGTTGATGATCGGGGTCGACAGCATGGAGCCGAAGGTGCCGCCGTTCGAGATCGAGAAGGTGCCGCCGGTCAGGTCGTCCAGGGTCAACTTGCCGTCCTTGGCCTTGGCGCCGAATTCGCCGATTTTCTTCTCGATTTCAGCGATGCTCATCTGGTCGGCGTTGCGCAGGATAGGCACCACCAGGCCGCGTGGCGAACCGACGGCGATACCGATGTCGAAGTAGCCGTGGTAGACGATGTCGTTGCCGTCGACCGAAGCGTTGATGATCGGGTATTTCTTCAGCGCGGCCACAGCGGCCTTGACGAAGAAGGACATGAAGCCCAGCTTGACGCCGTGCTCTTTCTCGAACTTGTCCTTGTACTTGTTGCGCAGTTCCATGACCGGGGCCATGTTCACTTCGTTGAAAGTGGTCAGGATGGCGTTGGTCGATTGCGACTGGATCAGGCGCTCGGCGATACGTGCGCGCAGGCGGCTCATCGGCACGCGCTCTTCAGGACGGTCGCCCAGGTTGGCGGCGGCAGGCGCGGCAACATGTGCCAGGGCCGGCTTGGCGGCTGGCGCGGCCAGTGGCGCAACGGCCGGAGTCGATGGTGCGGAGGCGGCCAGGGCGTCGCCCTTGGTCACGCGGCCGTCTTTGCCCGAACCGGCGACATCGCCGGCGCTCAGGCCTTTTTCCGACAGAATCTTGGCGGCGGCCGGCATGGCCACGTCGCCTTTCGAACCACCGGTGGCTGCTGGGGCAGCGGCGGCGGCAGGTGCGGCGGCTGGCGCAGCAGCGGCAGCTGGGGTGGCAACAACAGCAGCGCCACCTTCGGTATCAATAATGGCGATCACTTCGTCGGCCACCACGGTGCTGCCGTCGCCCTTGATGATCTGCACCAGCACGCCGGCGGCCGGCGCTGGCAGTTCCAGCACCACTTTATCGGTTTCGATATCGATCAGGTTTTCGTCGCGGGTGATGGTGTCGCCAACTTTTTTATGCCAGGTCAGCATGGTTGCTTCTGCTACCGATTCCGACAACTGGGGAACTTTGACTTCGATTTGTGCCATG is a genomic window containing:
- the odhB gene encoding 2-oxoglutarate dehydrogenase complex dihydrolipoyllysine-residue succinyltransferase produces the protein MAQIEVKVPQLSESVAEATMLTWHKKVGDTITRDENLIDIETDKVVLELPAPAAGVLVQIIKGDGSTVVADEVIAIIDTEGGAAVVATPAAAAAPAAAPAAAAAPAATGGSKGDVAMPAAAKILSEKGLSAGDVAGSGKDGRVTKGDALAASAPSTPAVAPLAAPAAKPALAHVAAPAAANLGDRPEERVPMSRLRARIAERLIQSQSTNAILTTFNEVNMAPVMELRNKYKDKFEKEHGVKLGFMSFFVKAAVAALKKYPIINASVDGNDIVYHGYFDIGIAVGSPRGLVVPILRNADQMSIAEIEKKIGEFGAKAKDGKLTLDDLTGGTFSISNGGTFGSMLSTPIINPPQSAILGVHATKDRAVVENGQIVIRPMNYLAMSYDHRIIDGREAVLGLVAMKEALEDPARLLLDL
- the zapE gene encoding cell division protein ZapE, whose amino-acid sequence is MNVEEYYHHALPQRDYKADAAQQRAITRLQQCYDEWVAYKGQRSSTFKRLINRPSVPKGVYMWGGVGRGKSFLMDSFFSVVPLVRKTRVHFHEFMRDVHRQLDDLRGVADPLDEVAKRVAKKYRLICFDEFHISDVADAMIMYNLLKALFDNGVSFIMTSNYDPNLLYPDGLHRDRILPTIALLYEKLDVMNIDAGIDYRSRALEQVEAYYTPLNAKTDAALRAAYASVAETADEDPVIRIEAREIRALRRAGTIIWFDFNTLCGGPRSQNDYLEIASRFHTVILSGVPMMSASMSSEARRFTWLIDVFYDQGVKLLMSAEVEPEELYTTGAMANEFHRTVSRIVEMQSQEYMNRQQRGAAASLS
- the lpdA gene encoding dihydrolipoyl dehydrogenase, with protein sequence MSKQFDVVVIGAGPGGYIAAIRAAQLGFSVACVDAWENEKGGPAPGGTCTNVGCIPSKALLQSSEHYEHAGHAFKDHGIDVAGLSLNLGQMIKRKDTVVKQNNDGILFLFKKNKVTFFHGRAAFAGAATAEGYPLTITGPANETINAKQVIVATGSNARGLPGAEFDEQLILSNTGALTIGEVPKQLGVIGAGVIGLEMGSVWRRLGSEVTVLEGLPTFLGAVDEQIAKEANKLFTKQGLKINLGCKIGKITKGDNNVTVEYENAKGEATTTVFDKLIVSIGRTPNTDGLAADKVGLALDERGFVAVDHDCKTNLPGVWAIGDVVRGPMLAHKAEEEGVAVAERIAGQHGHTNFNTIPWVIYTSPEIAWVGRTEQQLKADGVAYKAGTFPFLANGRARALGDTSGMVKFLADANTDEILGVHIIGPMASELISEAVVAMEFKASAEDIARICHAHPSLSEATKEAALAIDKRTLNF
- a CDS encoding ATP-dependent DNA helicase; this encodes MANAIPAVIGATPEQPPGKYDSEVERLFGAGGPLGPAVGDFRPRRSQTEMAKAIASAIAGQTTLIAEAGTGTGKTFAYLVPALMWGGKTIVSTGTKNLQDQLFLRDIPTVRAALQAPVSVALLKGRSNYLCHYHLERTLQNGRMTSRDDVGYLREISRFLKMTKSGDKAELARVPENALIWNLVTSTRDNCMGTECQYYQDCFVMKARKEAQQADVVVVNHHLFFADVALKDSGIAELLPSANTIIFDEAHQLPDTATLFFGDTFSTSQVLELCRDVLAEGLSNARDGADWGKVVTVVEKAARDLRLTFPQDIVRLSLPQIAASSDFFPALETLKSELDGMMAVLEKQAERAETLEQCRQRGVDLVGRLAAWKFDPKAKVAKGEEAVFWVEAYASSLQLHKTPLSIAPIFNGQREGVPRSWIFTSATLAVKNDFSHFSEQMGLSKEPSMSWPSPFNYEEQGLLYVPTGLPDPNSFGYTDAVLDLALPIIEAAGGKTFLLCTTLRAVKRAAERLRDEFEKRGLPYPLFVQGDKGRTELLDQFRKAGNGVLIGSQSFWEGVDVRGDALSLVIIDKLPFAPPDDPVLAARIEVMEKQGKNGFMSHTLPEAIINLKQGAGRLIRDENDRGVLMLCDPRVISKPYGKRIWQSLPGFKRTREQEVVIEFFKNKNSEP
- a CDS encoding PspC domain-containing protein, with the translated sequence MSVAEEIKRLHELHQAGALTDDEFAAAKARLLNHEAPAATDDISRLRRSRDDRWLGGVCGGLGRSTGVDSWIWRLLFVLFVLTFGFGLAIYILLWIFVPEDELIGNLK
- a CDS encoding DUF465 domain-containing protein, which produces MADVQDIQRRLIELDVEHRDLDAVIDMLTLDGHHDQLQLRRLKKRKLQLKDHITLLKMQLVPDVPA
- a CDS encoding protein phosphatase 2C domain-containing protein; its protein translation is MSAYKIEAGTAQHIGNRPQQNDRVALYTAAQAPGYVMAVLADGNNSAIAADQVLHTSKHLFDEFRVGDSANLPRLQELLRNIAHEVHQVVTMNPIAAVAEPQSALALLVLTPQAQAVWAHLGDARLYRFSGESCAMRTNDAAYVEHLVKHDRLPLAAAKKHRGSRLLNNALGNSMKAPFVTVGWHEGLQAGDALMLCSDGLWQLFGPEELAAAVARNTPRQAAERLIGKAAERAQGKGDNCSMAIIKLVAPPQEAPGYTVEKMRRAV